From the genome of Halobacteriovoraceae bacterium:
CAATAGATGAATTCATTTCTTGTCCGGTTGCAGTTGAGGAGGTATTAAGATTATTTATTTGTAAAATACCATCGTTATCATTACCGTCCCCATCTCCAAAATTTTCATCTAAAGATCCTGTTAAAGTTGAAACCTTAATAATATATGCATCAAAATTACCAGCGTTAGCTCCCCCTAGATTTCCAACAGTACTTCCTCCTAAAAAAAGTGAGGAATTTCCATCAAAGATTAATCTAGAGTTCAACATTTCCAAACCAGACGCATCGTTCGAATTAATATTATTAATCTGAAGGATTCCATCATTATCTCTACCATCCCCATTGCCAAAAGACGTATCAAGAGTTCCTGACAACGAATTTATTTTCATTATAAAAACATCAGAAGAACCTCCATTAGGTCCTCCCAAACTGCCAGTAGTTGTGCCCGAAGCATATAAATTTCCTTCATTATCAAACACCAAACCGAATATTTGATCTTCATTTTGAGTATATTGCGAGCTAATACCACCTAAATGAAAATATCCAGATTTTGCAAACCTTGTATCCAACTCTCCAAGTGGATTTAGTTTTATAATAAGTATGTCCTTGCCTCCACCAGCAAACTCTGCAAGATTTGAAGTAGTATATCCTCCCAAATATATTGAACCATCAGCACCCTTTACCAAAGCAAAGGCCTTTTCACTTCCTCCTGTATCAATAGGTTTAAGTTGAAAAGAAAAACTAGATAATTGCCGAATTGATCTGGCCATAGAATTATCATAGGGTATAAAAACACTTCCAGATTCATTCCCTCCATTTAAACCATCAATATCTGTCGAAATAAGTTGATATTTTAAAAAATCTCCACGAGATATCGTTGACGTTAAAAGATTTATATTTCCTTCAAAAATAGTTCCATTTTTTTGTAGTACTATTTTTTCTCCAGTAAGCGGATCACATCCAGGTGTATTTTTAATACTACAAAAATAAAAATTCACACTACTATTATCATTATCGTCACCACTATATTTAGCATGTACTTGTATGGTTTTCGTATTGTCAATTGGTGAAATTTCAATTTTTTGGATTGATAAAGAATTTGTTTTCTCGTATTTAAGAAAATCATAGATATTTAAATTAATTCTACTTTTTCCACAAGAAGAAAATAAAGTAAGTATTAATAGACTATAACTAATAACTCTCATCAATAAATTTTAACCCAAATAGATGTATTTTCAACACTATTATAAATTTATGTGTAAACATATGGTTACTGTCTTTAAAAAAATAAATAATCGATGTAATAAAATTGTAGTGCCAACTACTGGACACATAATCAAGTCCATAGATAGAAGATGTACACTAAAATATTATATGAACTTATATCTAATACTAGTTACCATTAACTATGGATGGAATTTTTTGAATCGCCTCAGCTTTTGCTCTTTCAATATCAGCGGGAGTCATACTATTAACTTTTTCTAGTGCTTTAGCATAGTCTTCATCCGAAATTGCACCACTTTGATGAAATTGCGTTATCTGTTCTCTTAGGGCATCTTGAGTAATTACTGTCTGTGAAATCTGTGTCTTCATCTGCTTCATAAAATCACTATTGGGATCAGCAAATTGCTTTTTGAATTCAGGGTTTTTTTGTAAGGCCTCAATCTGTCCCTTCATCGCTTCCAACTGGGTCGGATTTATCTCCATCTTCGGGTCCATATCGCTTGCAAAGGATATAATCGAGCAAAAAACTGCAATAAATGTCATTAAGTATTTCATAGCACATCCATTTTTATAAATTGTTAAGACTATTTTACATTCATATTACCCTTGTTACTAGGCCTTTTCATTCATGCACTCAAATTCTTGAAATCAGGTATTCGCCCAATGCTCAAAAAATTGGCAAATCAAAATTGAAGTACATCAAAAATAAACTATTTGGGGTATATGTAACTACCTAGATTTAAAGAATTATTCTGCTTTTCGTGAGTATATAAGAAAAATCATCAAAAACTCAGCTGATAATGTAAAGACGAATCCTAAAGGGCCGATAAGTAGTGGAAAGTCTTACCCTTTAGAGACCGAGGGATTTCGTTGATGAATTATTTGGGGAAAATTAAAATATCAAATCAGTTTGCATGGATAATTTTATTCATCGGTATGTTTACATTTTCTTCTTGTGTTCCTTCATCTGGAACACGATCAGCGAAATCAAAAACAACTGGCGCAGTAGGAACTCCTGACAATGAATCCTCACTTCTCAATGATCCAACTTTTAATATTAATGTAAACTATTTTGAAAATGGAAGTGAAGTCATCACCTCAAATGCACTCTTTCCAATTAACTTCGACAATGAAATAAATCTAAGAGGAAAACAAATTCATAATTTTGTGAGAGATAATCCTACTGAATATTGTTTGATAGCAAAATTTCCGATAAATACTGGAACCAGATTTTTTATCGCTCATCTCAACATTGAGAGCAAATTAAATGGAGCAAATAATTCGAAAGAATATTATCTTTCCTTTAACCCAGGGCCAACTCGCTCCGCGACTAATCAAGGAAAATGTGAAACAATTTCAATATTGACTATTATTGCAAATATCGAAAGTACTTACGTGGCCAGAGCATATGATTTTCAATCACTATGCCCAAATTCAACAGTCTGTAACACCTCTTTAATTTCATCAGATCAGATTTATGTTTTCTCGGCATCTGGGCAAGAGTTAACTGGTCAATTTGGACATCTTAATTTTGAACTGACAGCTCCAGAAGGACAAGAAGATACGCCGATTGGTTCATCTTGTACATTAGATTCTCAGTGTAACGCCACCTATGACTGTTGTAGCGAAAATCGCTGTGTCCAACATGGAGCAGTTAAAGCAGAAGTCGACACTAGTTCATCTGAATATCTACAGGCAATTGCAGATGTAACAAATCAAGATGGAACCATAAACTTTGAAAAATTATCTGAATATAACTCAATCTTTTACTTCTGTCCTAATAAGTATATTCCTCCTGATGATCCTTATGAACCAGAAAATCCAGATACTGATGATTATGAAATGTCCGTTTCAAAAGAGAGACTTTATACATGTACAAATCCCATTGCTGGCGAGGGTGAAAAATCCATATGTGCTGTTATTTATAAAAATATTAAAACATCAGGACAAACTTCATTCAATACACCAAATGGCGACAAAAACTTTTGTTATTCTTACTCGGGCACAATATTATCACCCCAATGTAATTCTCTCAAAGGACTACCAACTGTTCATAAAATAATATATGGTGGTCAGGTCCTATATGAAAATGGAGAAAAAACGGGAATTGGAAGTTTTGATATTAGTGATGCAGTTGATGATTATACTGCACCAACAGTAATTTCAAATTTCAACGTCCCTCTTACAAATAGTGATGTTGAAGATAAACTCGAGATTGAATATTACGCAGATGGAAGTTGTACAAAAATAAATAATTCATTAGCTACATGTAAGAAAACATACATTCAGGGAAAAAACGAAGGAACTTCAGAAGACCATTACCCTGGAGATAACCAAGATTTCATAATACCTGAATCCTACAATGAAGCTGAACAAAATATTTCAGTAGAAGTTAATGGGGTCAAAAGATATATTAATGTTCATTTTGAAGTTGCTCAAAATACTGAAGGAAAATATGTGATTCGATTCTTTTCGAGTTCAAAAGTTGGAATGGGTAGAAAAGTAATTATTTCCTATAGAGTGGACACAAATAGCAGCAAAAAGGATCTCGTTGCTCCTAAATTTGAGGCGATGGCGACTATTTCATCAAACAGTTTTTGCAATTGTTCAACAGATGAATGTCAGTTAATTCCAAAAATTGATGAGTCTGGAAAAACAGTTGACTATCTTTGTGATTATCCAGATATCGTATTTGGATCTGTACCACTTCAACAAACAATTTATCTTTCAACCAAGACAGTCCCTCACCTCTTTTTTGACAAAAGTGGAAATTATGAATCAGAAATTAATATTGATACTCAGGCACAAGAAGACTCAAGCATCAATCCACCTGACCCACAATCACCAAGAAAATTTTATTATGTAGATGGAAACAAATATAAACCAAATAATGTAGATAATTATGTCGGATTTCATGAGATCTATGGAACCTTGGAGTATAAAACAGGATCAGCTAGACCTGCAAAAATGCTTAAAGTGACAAAGGGAAAAACTTACGACATTGTGACTTCAAATGGACAGTTTAGCCCATGTGCAAACTGCGGAGTTGATTATTATTCGAGTATTTCAAAACTTTTCCCCAACAATTTTGCCAATAAGGGTGGAGGATATGTTCCTGTTACGAATCTTTTTGATAGATTTAACTCCAAAGATTATAGGTCAGATGATCTGATTTTTGGAAGAGCTTGTTTTGTTCCGGCCACAATGATCCCCTGGACTCATAAACATGACAGAAACCTAGTTGATCAGAGAAGAAATAGACTTCAAGCGCAACATTTTCTTTTTGCCAATGGCTACCAAAGAGATTGGTATGGATTTGATTACGGGTCACTTATTGGATCTTTTGATGGACTTAGTTGGTTTTCTATTGGAAACAACCGTCGAATCACAGCAAAAACGAATAGACTCTTTCTTGCTGTGAACAGTTTTATGGGTGATTTGACTAGCGAGGGCGCTTACACTGTGATCGTCACTGAATCTTCAAGTATTTTTAACTCTGGTTCAGCGATTAGAAGTGACATGGAAAGTGACGGGGCAGAATGTAGAAAACTCCACTTATGTGAAGTTGATTCTGATTGTGTTACCAAGTTAGGATGGGAATACTCTTGCGCTGATGTATCACAAATGCAAACGAAATGGCCCGCATTTGATGATAACGGTGAAGAAATCACTGAAACAACTGAAACAAGATATTTGAAAGATCTTTTTGGACTTACTGGTTCGGTCAAAAGATGTGTCTATAGAGGGCGTGGATCAGCTTGTCATGAAAAATATGATAAACCAAGTGCTACAAGCTACTCTATGACCGACAAATTAGCTCTCCATTCATGCAGTTCAGATACATACTGTCAGTCTATCGGACTTGCAGATGAACAAGCAAAATTCAATACAAAAATTGCCCGTTTTCCCTATTCGGTTGCTGCGCAAAACTCTAGCCCATACATAAGTGAAAACGACCTTAATACATTTGGAAAAGGTGCTCGTTACATTTTGAGACCATATAAATATAACGGAACTGATCTGGCCCCGGATATTGCTTCAACAAGTCTTAATAATAACAGAATTAACTCAATCTGCGTCCCTGGAAGAAACCCATTTGCAGATGCCCTAACCTTTATAAATAGTAATTCAGCACAACCTCCACCAGTTGGAACAAGTACTGAGACAGATTATGGTGGAGATCAAGTCCTCGCAATGGGTGTGACTCCAAACAATGCAAGTGTGGCACAACAAAGTTATCTCTCGCAATGTAGTATTATGGATGAAGACGGAAATTTCCTAAGAAATAGAAGTGATTTTAAAGATAAATTTTTATCCGATGAAAGTGTACGAATTCTGGCCGGATCACAATCAATTAGTACGAATGCACTAAAACTTCTCGAAGATATTACCGGACAAACCTTAATTCAAAACTTCAGGGTTAATCAAATTCTTACCCCAACCCTAGAGCAAGGTAGATGTTTGAGAGTTCCAGGTTCTATATGTCATACGAATTTAGATTGCTCTCCATCCAGCTTCCTTAAGAATAAACTAAACAATCTACCAAATGAGAGCTCACTTCTTAACTCCCAAGAACTTCAATATTGGAAAGAAGAACTTGTTTGTGGAAATCATAATCCTATAGATCATGCAGATTTTAAAATAGAAGAAAACAAATGTTGCCGTGAGATAGGGAAAACTATAACTATCCCGACTTCGAAAAACACTATTGTTCCTGAAGTCTATAGTGACAAAGTTGGAGGTATCGATTTCGCCTACTCTGACCCAAAGAGAAATACAAGAATGCAGGTTATCTATTCTCTGATTAAAAGTGAACCTCTTGAATATCCACCATTAGTTGTAGCACAAGATAACGAATGTGGTGCAAGCTCTCTAAGTTGTAATTCTATTGATGAGAAAGATCGAAAACAAAACAATAGTTTTCAAGAAATTGCTTCCCGTACCTGTTGCTCGCAAGACTGGGTTCGCGAATGGAGTGAAGAAAATGGTCAAAGTGACAAAGTTTGGAAACCAGAAAAATTCCAAAATATAAATGTAAATGGTTTTGAATGTCTCAACTGGTTAAGATGTGATCCTCTAGTTGAGCAATGTGCTGAGTCGGTTGAGCCTGAAAATGACAATAAAAAATTCACTTGCGCTCATACTCAAGACTTATCTGATCCACGTTGTATGGCCAAAAATTATATCACTCCAAACGACAATAGTGACTCTAAATTGACACTTGAGTGGCTTGGTTCACTTGAATTAACTGGAATACCACAAGTCAGAATTAAATCTGCGGATTTCAGTGAAACTCAATGTATCACTCATCCAAACTATCAATTCATCACAGTAAGAGATGAAGATAACTATAATTACGTGGCCGGAACCACTCGAACTGAAAGTGAATACACAATCAAACGCAGCGCGATTGCTGAATATGAAGATCCAAAGGTTAAGAAAAAATATTATAAAGCTTCAGACATGACAAATTTTGGTGATGGTATCAAACAAGTTTTCTCACCTGATAAAGTACGCTGTTGTATAAAGGCCGGAGATGAGCTTCCTGAAGGCGGAAATAACGATTCATGCTGTACGGGTCTGGCCGTTGAAAACAAATGTGTTTTTAACGATTACACGAATCTGAGTGTCTATTTCAATCGATATGTCTCAAGTATAGGTAAAGATATTGATGACAATCTCTACGATCAAGAGACTGGATTTATAAAATCTGAATACAACAATAAAATCATTAATTTCGCTAGCGATAAAGGATTATGTGCCAGTGGAAAAATAGCTTACGGACTTGTCATCAATAAAAATGTTGTGCCAGGAGTAGCTGAAGGATCTCAATCCGGTAACAAAGTCTGCCGTTACTTAGATAAAAATAGTACCGCTGATGATATTACTGGTGCCTTAGCGCTCTATAAGGCAGGACTTAAATGGAATGTACATCTTTACTGTGTACCAGAATCTCTAAAACTTGATACAGAAATTTTGTGTTCTCCTGCTATACCATGAAGACATAAAATATGATGATAGACAGAAGAATTCTGTAACCTACAAAAAGGTTAAGTCCCATTTTTCTTATGAAACTCAAGAAATAATGAAGTGTAATGAGACCAACAATAAAAGAAATAAACACACCAAATAGAATAATATCAAAAGTGATCGTATTATCTTGAATCATGAGTTCAGGCATTTTGGAAATCATTCCGGCAAAAATAAGGGGAAGTGATAACAAAAAAGAGTATTGGGAAGATTCTTTACGCGAAAGCCCTAGATAGCGTCCCATGGAAATAGTCACACCAGAGCGGCTCACACCGGGAAATATCGCGAGGGCCTGAGAAAGACCAATTAGAATTGATTTTTTCCATTGTATTTCAAACATGTGACTTTCTTCATGATCTTTTTTCTTGTCACTCCACCACATGAGAAGAGCAAAAACGAAAAGGTCTAAAGAAATAAACATTGGAGTTCTTGCAAATACTGATACTGGCCTTAGAATGAGAATGAGTAACACGGAAGCAATTGTTGAAGAAGAGTAGTTCATTAAAAGATAATAATGTTTTGATCTGTTTCCAAGTTCATCTTTGTGAAGGATTTTTGGATTAATAAGTTTGAGTATTTCATGGCGGAAATAAACTGCAATCGCCAGGGCAGTTCCCACATGCATGGCCAGGTCAAATGCAACTCCAGGATCTTTCAAACTCATTAGACGAGGCAATAAGGCCAAATGCCCACTGCTACTAACTGGCAAAAACTCACTCAGTCCCTGAACAAGTCCATAAACAAACGCATCAAAATATCCCATAATCTATCTTTCTATAAGTTAAAATAAGCGCGATCTTGATTATCAAGGGCCTTCTTTAACGAGCTCATAAATTTTAAATGCTTCAAACTATAAGCATTTCCTAAGTCTGATTTCCTTAATCTAGCAATATCAATAAGTCGACCAATATTTGACTCAATTTTTCTTTGCAAAGGTTTATCATTTGTCTCCATCGCATTTTTAGCAAGATCAAAGTAATAATGATAGGTAAAATTTCCTAGTGTACTTCTTTGATCTTTTGTTAGATGAGATGAATTGTAAAAATCAATAATACTAAAAGCACTCATTTGTTTTTCATCTTCCGGAAATTGAAACACATCTTTATAATCCCAGAACCATTTTATTGTGAAAAAGAATGTTTTTTTAAATTCACGCGCCGATTTTTCTCCAGACGGGCCATCATCCCATGATAATTGATAGTAACGAGCATTTTCAGACCCCAATGAAAACCAATCTTCGACATGTTTTAAATTTTGTCCCTTGAGATCAGTTTGTTTTTGAACGAGTGAGAGAAAATTGCTTATTTTTCCCATTTGAACAATACCTATACTTTCAGGATCACTATTTCCTGTCATTTTCAAAATCGCATTTCGAACTAAAACATGCCCCCTAATAAATGGCCCTCTTTTGATAGCATGTTGCCCATAGTTCATTAAATTCAATGAAAAAGCTTCCTCTACAAAATCTCTCACATCCCTATTTGTGTTGTCACTAAAGAGTAGATTTAGGTTGTCTTCATCTCTTTGGGTTGATTTTTCACGATATTTCTGAGGGCTTCTTTTTTTATCCTTCAAGGCCAGAGTGAGATATGGGTAGACTTTGCTATAGAGTGGATTTTCAATTTGACCTTCCTCTAATGTACTTAACAATGAAAATTTCTTCATGTATTTGAATCTTCCAAAGGTTTTATTTTTTTGGTCATAGATTTCTAAATAGGGCCTTATTCTAAGAGTTCCTTTATTTTTCTCCATACTGTAAGTAGGTATGAGTAGAAATCTATTATTTGCTAGATTTGTAAATGTTTTAAAGGAAAACTTATTTGAAGTTAAATGGCGATATTCATGTGAGTTTTTCTTATCAAATTTATCTTCAACTTTATAAAAATCTGCTTTTGCAACACCTTTAGCATAGTAGAGGTTTTCAAGCAAAGGAGAAGCAAATGAAAGGTATATTATGGGAACAAACAATATAAAACCAAAAAGAGGAAATCTAGATTTTTGATAAACACTAGTTAGAGTAATGATTTCTTTAAAGCTTCTTCTTCCAAAAATTATTGGAAGCTCAAGTAAAAGAGTAGGTAAAGTAACCAGAGATAAAAGTACTCTAAGAATTCCTCCAAACCTGGAATAGATAAATCCATTTTCACTTCTTTGTCCCATTACAAATTGCCCAAAACTCACTGATAAAATAAACGTTGTTAGAATTTTTAGACAAAAGAACAATAGAATATAATCAATGTAGAGCAGATCAATTTTATCAATTTCGAGATAGTATGTTCTAATAAGTTTCAAAACGATTGCGACGTTTCCGAGCCATTTATTGTAATGAACCTCAAACGACCTTAAAAAAGACAGAGCAACATAAGTGACAGAAAAATCTATTAAAAATGCCATCGTCCTAAAGATAAGAGCACCTAAGCTAAAACCTCTGGCATGGTAATTCCTTTTAAGAACAACTCTCTTATCAAGGCTTCTGAGTTTAATTTTACGGCCCTCTTCTGCCCTTGTTTTTCGTTGTTTTCGCCTCAAATTTAGTCTTTTGGTCACTTCACCAATTCTACTCATAAATACCCGACTCTTTGAATCAATATCACTTCTTGAGATATGACATTATCTTAGAATAAAAGTTGTCGAAATTACAGGGATAAGATCCATGTAATGTGAAAGTAGCAATTCGCCGCACCTAGGCAATTTTTCCTGTCATAAACTCCACAAATAATTGGCAAACAGCACCTTATGTATAAAAATCAATTCATGTCTCTATCTCTCTGGAATCATGGTCATTTATCTCCAAAAGCATAGGATTACTTTAGCTCATTAGGCGAGCATTTGAATCTGGTATAAAATGGTTTGTGGGCCATAGAGTTTCTTTGGGGAAGAGACTTAAAACTCAACCATTCTCTCGACTTACACTTAAATTCTCCCCTGTAAAGTCGATGAGTATTTGGGTTTTAAAATAGAGGGATCGGATGGGGAAGTTCAGGTTTTTATATCAAATACAGATAGTTTTTTTGCAGGCGTCGTTATTGTTTGCGACAACACCACTTTCTTTTGCTGACGATGATTTAATTGATGAAAATAATTCATATGGCAAGCAAAAACAAACTGCTGGATCTTTTCCCAACTCTGCCTATGAAACTATATATAATATTTTTGATGGCCTAACGAATGCTGCTATCTCATACATGCAAACGCCAAAGCAATCTGCAAATATTTCCAGATTTAGCAAACTAGATCCTAGTGCAACAATGCAAGATGAATTATTTCCCAATTGCAAGACCCCTCCTCCGATTGATCAAGCGATCGACGGACAATATTGTGAAAGTCCCGATGCTGAATCTGACATGACGGGAGCAATGCAAGAGGCAAAGCTTATAATGGATCAAGCTAAACTTTTCAAAGATCGATACACAGTCGCCCTTGCAAAAAACACTGGCCAAGTGAATACAAATTTTGGTGTTAAGTGTATGTATGATTCATTAGAAAATGGCTCAAACAATCTTTTAGCACAACTTGAGCAAAACATGACTGATCTAAAAAAATCGATTGAAATGAATAAGGAAAAAGAAGAAGAGTTCAAACGTGAAATGAATGATCTTATGGAATCCTTAAATTCTGATGCTCGAAAATTTAACAGCTCTGATACGCCTCTTACCAGAAATCTTTTTCGTGACCCTGCTTGTCAAAATGTTGTCAAGGGAGGAGACAGACAAAAAGGATTAAAAAATATTCGAGATGGTATTCAAAATGGATTGCTTGAAAAATCGAGAGAAATCACATCTAACGAAGCAAAAATGAAACAAGATTGGGGAAAACAAAAAGATCTTATCAAAGAACAGATTAAAAAGAATGGAATCAGTTCACTTTCTTCTGCCAATATAAATAAACTCATAGGCAATCGAAGATATGGTACTAATTTTGTGAACTCTATTTCAAAACTACTCGATGAAAGAAAAGCTGAAATGCAAACACAATACAATAATGCTTTTAGTGTGTTTAAGTCGTATAATTTCAGTGATATTCCTCCATTAGATAATAACTTTTTAACAAATATTAGAAGATTCAATAGTGAGAATGGAGGAATTTCAAAAGAAGTTATTGAGAAAGCGTTTATTAAAATTGAGGTTGATAAATGTGTAACCCAAGAACAACTCAGTTATGGACAGATTTTAGGATCATATCTAGATACGAGAGATCATGGAAAAAAAATGTATGCAATTGAGATGTATAATATCCTATGTGATACATCAAGAATGAAGAGTGGATCAGAAGTAACAGATGATGATTTAAGAGGTTGCGTTCCCAAACAAGGAGTGTCAACTTATGACTTGTTAAACAGAATGAAGTCATTTGAAGGTAAGGTTGAATATAACCAGCATAAATATATCGATTCCAATAGTCCACAGAAGCAAAGTGCTTACGATCAACTTCTTACACATGTCCGTTATTGTGAGAAGAAAATTTCAGGATTAAATAGTGACGGACAAAGTTTATTTTCCCGTTCGAAAAAAGATGTCATTCAAAAAGCTTCACAAGACTTGGATCAGTTAACTGCTGAAGTTGCAAAATTTTCAAATTCTCTTTTAAGAGAACTTGACAAGCAAATTCTCTGTGAGGGACCGACTTCTGGAACAGTGATGGATTGTAGTGATAAATCACTTTATGACACTAAGTCAGATTCTTTTTGTATCACAACAGCAGTGAGTTGTGCACAAGACATTGGGAAATGTCATGCTAAGGCAGATGTGCTCGTTAAAAATGAGCTTAAAAAAATGTACAATAAGTCGCGAACCATTAATAATAAGTATAAATTGTTTCATGAAATGCAAAATAAAATGGTTGCTGATCAACAGGCCAGAGCAGAACTACTTGGAAAGAAACTGCAACAATCATATGGCCCCTCATTTGTCTTGCCAAAAGGTTTAAAAATTGATGAGCTTCTTCCAAAAGAAGCACAACTTGCTGGTGGAGCAATTGATTTTGAAAATACAGATGGAACCCCAGGAGGAATGTTAAAACTGATTGCGAATGGTGACCCAAATGCGATGTTGCAAAATGGATATGAATCAAAAATGGATCTCCTCATGGGAGCTATGCAAAAACAAACTGATGCAGTTAAAGCAAAGTTAATCGCTCATATTCAGGAAGTTGAAAATAGTATTGATGAAAATAAGAGCAAGTGGGAAACTATAATGAACAAGTGTAGTAATCTTGTTCTAGAGATGAAAAGTCAGTACAACCAAAACATTAAAAAAGCACAAGACGCTCAAATGAAACAGCAACAAGCAGCAGATGAGTCATGTATAGAGTATGACTTCAAAATGAAAGATCCAATGTGTGATTCTATAGTTGGAGATTTGACTGAAAATTCTACTGCCTCGGCAGTTGAATTGACCCAGAAATTAAATTCAGGTGGAAATTTTGTAAATGCTTATGCTAAAAGTGCTTACACTCAGAAGGTACTTGGTTGTCAACAATTAAAAGCACTTCAAGATGGTCTTGATTTGCCAAAATTGTGTGATAAAGCAAGAGACGATTCCAGGGCAGTTGAAAAATACTTAAAAAGCAAAGCGAAAGATTTTTTAACTTTAGCAGGAATAGATGAAAATAAAGTCCCAGATATTTTAAAACAATTAAATTCGGGTAAAATCGAACATGTTAGTGATGTTACTAAAATTATCCAACATTATGATTCAGATTTGGCAAAAGAAAACGACCAGCTTCCTCAACAGCTTTTCAGTTATGCTCAGATTTTACAAAGTAAAAAGGGTATTTCAGACAATATTCACTACTTTATAAAAGCAAAAAATAAAGTTGATAAACTTATTGATGTTGAAGTCAAAAGTTCAATCACAGATGAAAAAAACAAAGAAAGTTCAAGTACGAAAAGTTTTTCAACAGAAGAAAAAACGTCTCTACTTACAGATATCAAAGAACAGATGGGTATTTCAGGAGAGTTAAATTCTAAAATTGACGAATTGATTAAACTAACTAGTGAAAAAGACGAACTATCAGCAAATATAAAAACCTTGATTGAAAAACGCGAAGAACATAAAAAAGCGAATAAAGATAGAAAAGAATTAATGGATAAAATTAATACGGACCTTACAGCTATAAATACAAAGTTGGGAAGTAGCACTCCAAAACTAGATATCTCTAGTCTCCCTTCAGAACCAGACAAAAT
Proteins encoded in this window:
- a CDS encoding undecaprenyl-diphosphate phosphatase yields the protein MGYFDAFVYGLVQGLSEFLPVSSSGHLALLPRLMSLKDPGVAFDLAMHVGTALAIAVYFRHEILKLINPKILHKDELGNRSKHYYLLMNYSSSTIASVLLILILRPVSVFARTPMFISLDLFVFALLMWWSDKKKDHEESHMFEIQWKKSILIGLSQALAIFPGVSRSGVTISMGRYLGLSRKESSQYSFLLSLPLIFAGMISKMPELMIQDNTITFDIILFGVFISFIVGLITLHYFLSFIRKMGLNLFVGYRILLSIIIFYVFMV